A window from Aeromonas rivipollensis encodes these proteins:
- a CDS encoding DUF1249 domain-containing protein: protein MPLVQSPMKRYVPDLMSLQRTCEVNYMALMKLLPPGGSVGAERRYQVGNGLQFQLTVSEESRFTSQVILAQHNPELPSYLQARIEIRLYHDVRMAEVCAAQQISMLQPRYDYPNKKMHHRDEKEQVNLFLADWLRFCLKHGTSLINIL from the coding sequence ATGCCATTAGTCCAGAGCCCGATGAAGCGCTATGTGCCTGATCTGATGTCCTTGCAGCGTACCTGCGAGGTCAACTACATGGCTTTGATGAAGCTGCTGCCCCCCGGCGGCAGCGTGGGGGCGGAGCGACGTTATCAGGTGGGCAACGGCCTGCAGTTCCAGCTCACCGTCAGCGAAGAGAGCCGCTTCACCAGTCAGGTGATCCTGGCGCAGCACAATCCCGAGTTGCCGAGCTACTTGCAGGCTCGCATCGAGATTCGTTTGTATCACGACGTGCGGATGGCGGAAGTGTGTGCGGCGCAACAGATTTCAATGTTGCAACCACGTTATGATTATCCCAATAAAAAAATGCACCACAGGGATGAAAAAGAGCAGGTAAATCTATTCTTGGCCGATTGGCTAAGATTTTGTCTCAAACATGGCACCAGCCTGATCAACATCCTCTAG
- the cpdA gene encoding 3',5'-cyclic-AMP phosphodiesterase has translation METELPQAPDGSVRLLQITDTHLFASAEGRLLAVRTAESLAAVLEQVQANGHPFDLILATGDLSQDHSPESYQRFASMMAPLARPIYWLPGNHDDGPLMTEYLHAAGISEAKQLVGDHWQVILLDTQVRGKPHGVLGDHQLAALDQALRQHPERHALIALHHQAVPVGCAWLDQHNLKNADDLFAVLARHPQQKTILFGHVHQEFDEVHQGVRLIASPSTCIQFKPLSDGFALDESGPGWRYLTLHPDGRIASQVWRLPVGQFVPDPNATGY, from the coding sequence TTGGAAACAGAGCTACCTCAGGCGCCGGACGGCAGTGTGCGCCTGTTACAGATTACCGATACCCATCTCTTCGCCAGTGCAGAGGGACGACTGCTGGCCGTGCGAACCGCAGAGAGCCTGGCCGCCGTGCTGGAGCAGGTGCAGGCCAACGGGCATCCGTTCGATCTGATCCTCGCCACCGGGGATCTGTCCCAGGATCACAGCCCGGAATCCTATCAGCGGTTCGCCTCCATGATGGCCCCGCTGGCGCGCCCCATCTACTGGTTGCCCGGCAACCACGATGACGGCCCCCTGATGACGGAGTACCTCCATGCCGCCGGGATCAGCGAAGCCAAGCAGCTGGTGGGAGATCACTGGCAGGTGATCCTGCTCGATACCCAGGTGCGCGGCAAACCCCATGGTGTGCTCGGGGATCACCAGCTGGCGGCGCTGGATCAGGCGCTTCGCCAGCATCCCGAGCGCCACGCCCTCATCGCCCTGCACCATCAGGCGGTGCCGGTGGGCTGCGCCTGGCTGGATCAGCACAATCTCAAGAATGCCGATGATCTCTTCGCCGTGCTGGCCCGCCATCCGCAGCAGAAGACCATCTTGTTCGGCCATGTGCATCAGGAGTTTGACGAGGTGCACCAGGGGGTGAGGTTGATCGCCAGCCCCTCCACCTGCATCCAGTTCAAGCCGCTCTCCGATGGCTTCGCCCTGGACGAGTCCGGCCCGGGCTGGCGTTATCTCACCCTGCATCCGGATGGCCGCATTGCCAGCCAGGTGTGGCGGCTGCCGGTGGGGCAGTTCGTGCCCGACCCCAACGCCACCGGTTATTGA
- a CDS encoding GFA family protein has product MIKQIGNTPIQDKHRASCHCRALVLELSLPDGVVDPRRCDCSLCRRRGAIVASVPLSGIRILQGEEVLRCYQFNTRTAKHYFCGVCGIYTHHQRRSNPAEYGYNLACLEGVNPFELGEVPLRDGINHPADRLV; this is encoded by the coding sequence ATGATCAAACAGATCGGCAATACCCCCATTCAGGATAAACACAGGGCCAGCTGCCATTGCAGGGCCCTGGTGCTGGAGCTCAGCCTGCCGGACGGTGTGGTGGATCCCCGTCGTTGCGACTGCTCCCTCTGCCGGCGGCGTGGCGCCATCGTCGCCTCGGTGCCGCTTTCGGGCATCCGCATCCTGCAGGGAGAGGAGGTGCTGCGCTGCTACCAGTTCAACACCCGCACCGCCAAGCACTACTTCTGCGGCGTCTGCGGCATCTATACCCACCACCAGCGCCGCTCCAACCCGGCCGAGTACGGCTACAACCTGGCCTGTCTCGAGGGGGTCAACCCGTTCGAGCTCGGTGAGGTGCCGCTGCGGGACGGGATCAACCACCCGGCGGACAGGCTGGTCTGA
- a CDS encoding DUF1656 domain-containing protein, protein MPIGSTPLPTPSVLPDLILGASLYFPPLFKAVLLGLLGWLPVHHLLRDWLYGGEVWHPLLMDLSLFILAVSGALWILVHG, encoded by the coding sequence CTGCCCATAGGGAGCACGCCATTGCCAACCCCTTCAGTGCTACCGGATCTGATCCTGGGTGCCTCGCTCTACTTTCCGCCGCTGTTTAAGGCGGTGCTGCTCGGTCTGCTGGGCTGGCTGCCGGTGCACCATCTGCTGCGTGACTGGCTCTACGGCGGGGAGGTGTGGCACCCCCTGCTGATGGATCTCTCCCTTTTCATCCTCGCCGTCAGCGGCGCCTTATGGATTCTGGTTCATGGTTAA
- a CDS encoding HlyD family secretion protein — MVKSLLATLKYLSTLLVCALALVALWWLWNYYMQGPWTRDGKVRAELISITPEVSGKIIAIPVRDNQLVKRGEVLFSLDPEPYRIALDNANASLAKARSDLDKAEHEASRRQNLSRAVISAEAVDEARLNAQAMKAAYQVAEADLEQAKWSLTKTTIKAAGDGYITNLQARVGNYASAGVPLVALVDIHSFYVQGYFEETKLRHIQVGRPAEVMLYSTDQVLKGEVESLGRAIHDQSLEGSDSLLLDVKPNVPWVRLAQRVPVRIRLLEVPPELALIAGTTCTISLGE; from the coding sequence ATGGTTAAATCACTCCTCGCGACCCTCAAATATCTCTCTACCCTGCTGGTGTGCGCCCTGGCGCTGGTGGCGCTCTGGTGGCTGTGGAACTACTACATGCAGGGGCCCTGGACCCGGGATGGCAAGGTGCGGGCCGAGCTTATCAGCATCACCCCCGAGGTATCGGGCAAGATCATCGCCATTCCGGTGCGGGACAACCAACTGGTGAAGAGGGGTGAGGTGCTGTTCAGCCTGGATCCCGAACCCTACCGGATCGCCCTGGACAACGCCAATGCCAGCCTGGCCAAGGCCAGGTCGGATCTGGACAAGGCCGAGCACGAGGCGAGCCGGCGTCAGAACCTCTCCCGCGCCGTCATCTCAGCCGAGGCCGTCGACGAGGCGCGCCTCAATGCCCAGGCGATGAAGGCGGCCTATCAGGTGGCCGAGGCCGATCTGGAGCAGGCCAAGTGGTCGCTCACCAAGACGACGATCAAGGCGGCGGGGGATGGCTACATCACCAACCTGCAGGCCAGGGTCGGCAACTACGCCAGCGCCGGGGTGCCGCTGGTGGCCCTGGTGGATATCCACTCTTTCTATGTGCAGGGCTACTTCGAGGAGACCAAGCTCAGGCACATCCAGGTGGGGAGACCGGCTGAGGTCATGCTCTACAGCACGGATCAGGTGCTCAAGGGGGAGGTGGAGAGCCTGGGGCGCGCCATCCATGACCAGAGCCTGGAGGGCAGCGACAGCCTGCTGCTGGACGTCAAACCGAACGTGCCCTGGGTGCGGCTGGCCCAGCGTGTGCCGGTGCGGATCCGCCTGCTGGAGGTGCCGCCCGAGCTCGCCCTGATCGCGGGCACCACCTGCACCATCAGCCTGGGGGAGTGA
- a CDS encoding NUDIX hydrolase: MQPPLAAFLEQVLATAQAGLTYSQDPFDIARFEALRAATAALIASQSELDPRAIADWISLDCGYPTPKLDVRALILDDAGRLLLVQERSDGLWTLPGGWCDIGDSPAGAVVREVVEETGLECRAVQLLALFDKHKHPHPPQLPHAHKAFFLCEVTGGALLTETDETQDAAYFPIDALPALSLHRVVESQLQSLHAHVRQGRRETLFD; the protein is encoded by the coding sequence GTGCAACCGCCGCTGGCCGCCTTTCTGGAACAGGTGCTGGCCACGGCCCAGGCCGGGCTCACCTACTCCCAAGATCCCTTCGATATCGCCCGCTTCGAGGCGCTCAGGGCGGCTACTGCTGCCCTCATTGCCAGCCAGAGCGAGCTGGATCCCAGGGCCATCGCCGACTGGATAAGCCTGGATTGTGGCTATCCCACCCCCAAGCTGGATGTGCGGGCGCTGATCCTCGATGACGCGGGTCGGCTGCTGCTGGTGCAGGAGCGAAGCGACGGGCTCTGGACCCTGCCGGGGGGCTGGTGCGACATAGGCGACTCACCGGCCGGTGCCGTGGTGCGCGAAGTGGTGGAGGAGACCGGCCTCGAGTGCCGCGCCGTCCAGCTGCTGGCGCTGTTCGACAAGCACAAACACCCTCATCCGCCCCAGCTGCCCCACGCCCACAAGGCGTTCTTCCTGTGCGAGGTGACGGGGGGAGCGCTGCTCACCGAGACCGACGAGACTCAGGACGCGGCCTATTTCCCCATCGATGCGCTGCCCGCGCTCTCCCTGCACCGGGTGGTAGAGAGCCAGCTGCAAAGCCTGCATGCCCATGTACGGCAGGGGCGGCGCGAGACGCTGTTCGATTGA
- a CDS encoding FUSC family protein, with amino-acid sequence MRVSLWRRTPWGQASTGQWRYALRNALAMCLSLWLAFVLQLDSPYWAMTSAAVVSFPTVGGVISKSLGRVLGSLIGALAAVVIAGLGLSDPWLFSVLIALWLGFCTYASNHYQNNVSYAFALAGYTAAIIAFACVNVDDPRHIFDIAQARVSEVITGILCGAFMMMLLPSTGDGETLLGSLRQSQTRLLEHAQLLWQQQSGAEVRHAHQGIISQILTMNVLRIQAMWSHHRFRRHNRLFNFLLHRQLRMTGLISGVRRLLHNWESPPPELESLLTALPKALAEPGCDKLRIARLLAPLAHSGDYRARTFWQRLRQFCWCYLEAQRWLERLAGAQQEDLPMRWPAPPRLRSLAMHTDSYEAAYNGGRTALCVLLGCIFWFQTQWGSGSSALTLLSISCVLYSAVPAPLKSVTTMLQAIVLLSLGCFLVKFGLMIRLEALWPFLILLLPALLTMQLLKQQRPASAALWGQLIVLLGSFLAITNPPSYDYQDYINGSLAQMLGVMVAGLAFQILRPSSDRRKSRRLIRRLRRDFMDQLMPSPRQSEHEFESRVYHAVSQLSQGKDQLARLWVLRWGVVLLNCSHIAWQLRQWRGKDPALYLVRDGCIRCLKGILTEGGVQHDSLDLTLAELRRIEQGLALHREPAARDLAGLVWRLESALSQLLQALPETSDAS; translated from the coding sequence ATGAGGGTGTCGCTCTGGCGCCGCACCCCCTGGGGGCAGGCCAGCACAGGGCAGTGGCGTTACGCCCTGCGCAACGCGCTGGCCATGTGCCTGTCACTCTGGCTGGCCTTCGTGTTGCAGCTGGACTCCCCCTACTGGGCCATGACCTCCGCCGCCGTGGTGAGCTTTCCCACCGTCGGCGGCGTCATCAGCAAGAGTCTGGGACGGGTGCTGGGCAGCCTCATCGGTGCCCTGGCGGCGGTGGTGATAGCGGGGCTGGGGCTCAGCGATCCCTGGCTGTTCAGCGTCCTCATCGCGCTCTGGCTCGGGTTCTGTACCTACGCCTCCAACCACTATCAGAACAACGTCTCCTACGCCTTCGCCCTGGCGGGCTACACGGCGGCCATCATCGCCTTCGCCTGCGTCAACGTGGACGATCCCCGCCACATCTTCGACATCGCCCAGGCCCGGGTCAGCGAGGTGATCACCGGCATTCTCTGCGGCGCCTTCATGATGATGCTGCTGCCGAGCACCGGGGATGGGGAGACCCTGCTCGGCTCGTTGCGCCAGAGCCAGACCCGTTTGCTGGAGCACGCCCAGCTGCTCTGGCAGCAGCAGTCCGGCGCCGAGGTGCGCCACGCCCACCAGGGGATCATCAGCCAGATCCTCACCATGAACGTGCTGCGCATCCAAGCGATGTGGAGCCATCACAGGTTCAGACGCCACAACCGGCTGTTCAATTTCCTGCTCCATCGTCAGCTGCGCATGACCGGCCTCATCTCCGGGGTGCGCCGCCTGCTGCACAACTGGGAGTCTCCGCCGCCGGAGCTGGAGAGCCTGCTCACGGCGCTGCCCAAGGCCCTCGCCGAACCCGGCTGTGACAAGCTGCGCATCGCCCGCCTGCTGGCACCGCTGGCCCACTCGGGGGACTACCGCGCCCGCACCTTCTGGCAGCGGCTGCGCCAGTTCTGCTGGTGCTATCTGGAGGCCCAGCGCTGGCTGGAGCGGCTGGCGGGGGCGCAGCAGGAGGATCTCCCGATGCGCTGGCCGGCGCCCCCCAGGCTGAGATCGCTCGCCATGCACACCGACAGCTATGAGGCGGCCTACAACGGCGGGCGGACCGCGCTGTGCGTGCTGCTTGGCTGCATCTTCTGGTTCCAGACCCAGTGGGGCTCGGGCAGCTCGGCGCTGACCCTGCTCTCCATCAGCTGCGTGCTCTACTCGGCGGTGCCCGCACCGCTCAAGAGCGTGACCACCATGCTGCAGGCCATAGTGCTGCTCAGCCTCGGCTGCTTCCTGGTCAAGTTCGGCCTGATGATCCGCCTGGAGGCGCTCTGGCCCTTCCTCATCCTGCTGCTGCCGGCCCTGCTGACCATGCAACTGCTCAAGCAGCAGCGACCGGCGTCGGCGGCCCTCTGGGGGCAGCTCATCGTGCTGCTCGGCTCCTTCCTCGCCATCACCAACCCGCCGAGCTACGACTACCAGGACTACATCAACGGCAGCCTCGCCCAGATGCTGGGGGTGATGGTGGCCGGACTGGCGTTCCAGATCCTCAGACCCAGCTCGGACAGGCGCAAGAGTCGCCGCCTGATCCGCCGCCTGCGGCGGGACTTCATGGATCAGCTGATGCCCTCCCCACGCCAGAGCGAGCACGAATTCGAGTCCAGGGTCTACCACGCGGTCAGCCAGCTCAGTCAGGGCAAGGATCAGCTGGCCCGGCTTTGGGTGCTGCGCTGGGGCGTGGTGCTGCTCAACTGCAGCCACATCGCCTGGCAGCTGCGTCAGTGGCGGGGAAAGGATCCGGCGCTCTATCTGGTGCGGGACGGCTGCATTCGCTGCCTGAAGGGGATCCTCACCGAGGGGGGCGTGCAACATGACTCCCTCGACCTCACCCTGGCGGAACTCAGGCGCATCGAGCAGGGGCTGGCCCTGCACAGAGAGCCGGCCGCACGGGATCTGGCGGGTCTGGTATGGCGACTCGAAAGCGCCCTCTCCCAGCTGTTGCAGGCCCTGCCGGAGACATCCGACGCCTCCTGA
- the parE gene encoding DNA topoisomerase IV subunit B: MSTQYNADAIEVLNGLEPVRRRPGMYTDTTRPNHLGQEVIDNSVDEALAGHARTLEVILHEDQSLEVIDDGRGMPVDIHPEEGVSGVELILCKLHAGGKFSNKNYQFSGGLHGVGISVVNALSDRVEVTVRRDGQVYDIAFERGDKVQELTITGTCGRRNTGTRVRFWPEARYFDSPRFSVSKLEHLLKAKAVLCPGLTIKFLDKNTGIKLEWCYEDGLKDYLIDAVKQFTCLPEQPFVGAFSTDQSAVDWALCWLPEGGECLAESYVNLIPTALGGTHVNGLRQGLLDAMREFCEFRNLLPRGVKLTPEDIWDRCAYILSVKMQDPQFAGQTKERLSSRQSSAFVSGVVKDAFSLYLNSNTELAEQIAEICISSAQRRMRAAKTVVRKKITQGPALPGKLTDCNCADPMQGELFLVEGDSAGGSAKQARDREFQAIMPLRGKILNTWEVEAGQVLASQEVHDISVAIGLDPDSEDLSGLRYGKVCILADADSDGLHIATLLCALFVKHFRTLVNKGHVYVAMPPLYRIDIGKEVFYALDEDEKNGVLQRVEAEKKKGKVMVTRFKGLGEMNPKQLRETTMDPNTRRLVQLTMGELEEGDETLQLMDMLLAKKRAPDRREWLEEKGNLAII; this comes from the coding sequence ATGTCCACTCAATACAATGCGGATGCCATTGAGGTCCTCAATGGCCTCGAACCGGTGCGTCGCCGCCCCGGTATGTACACCGACACCACCAGGCCCAATCACCTCGGCCAGGAGGTTATCGACAACAGCGTCGACGAGGCGCTGGCGGGCCATGCCCGCACCCTGGAGGTGATCCTGCACGAGGACCAGTCTCTCGAGGTGATCGATGACGGCCGTGGCATGCCGGTCGACATCCACCCGGAGGAAGGGGTATCCGGTGTGGAGCTGATCCTCTGCAAGCTGCACGCGGGGGGCAAGTTCTCCAACAAGAACTACCAGTTCTCCGGCGGCCTGCACGGGGTGGGCATCTCTGTGGTGAACGCTCTGTCCGATCGGGTCGAGGTGACGGTGCGCCGGGACGGTCAGGTCTATGACATCGCCTTCGAGCGCGGCGACAAGGTGCAGGAGCTGACCATCACCGGCACCTGCGGGCGCCGCAATACCGGCACCCGGGTGCGCTTCTGGCCAGAGGCGCGCTATTTCGACTCGCCGCGCTTCTCGGTCAGCAAGCTCGAGCACCTGCTGAAAGCGAAAGCCGTGCTCTGCCCCGGCCTTACCATCAAGTTCCTCGACAAGAACACCGGCATCAAGCTGGAGTGGTGCTACGAGGATGGCCTCAAGGATTACCTGATCGATGCGGTCAAGCAGTTCACCTGCCTGCCGGAGCAGCCCTTCGTCGGCGCCTTCAGCACCGATCAATCGGCGGTGGACTGGGCCCTGTGCTGGTTGCCGGAAGGGGGTGAGTGCCTCGCCGAATCCTATGTGAACCTGATCCCCACGGCGCTCGGCGGCACCCACGTCAACGGCCTGCGTCAGGGCCTGCTGGACGCCATGCGCGAGTTCTGCGAGTTCCGCAACCTGTTGCCCCGCGGGGTCAAGCTCACGCCGGAAGACATCTGGGATCGCTGCGCCTACATCCTCTCGGTCAAGATGCAGGATCCCCAGTTCGCCGGTCAGACCAAGGAGCGGCTGTCGTCCCGCCAGAGCTCGGCCTTCGTGTCGGGGGTGGTGAAGGATGCCTTCAGCCTCTACCTAAACAGCAACACCGAGCTGGCGGAGCAGATCGCGGAGATCTGTATCAGCAGCGCCCAGCGCCGGATGCGCGCCGCCAAGACGGTGGTGCGCAAGAAGATAACCCAAGGCCCGGCCCTGCCCGGCAAGCTCACCGACTGCAACTGCGCCGACCCCATGCAAGGCGAATTGTTCCTGGTGGAGGGTGACTCCGCGGGTGGCAGCGCCAAGCAGGCGCGGGACCGTGAATTCCAGGCCATCATGCCCCTGCGCGGCAAGATCCTGAACACCTGGGAGGTGGAGGCCGGTCAGGTGCTCGCGTCCCAGGAAGTGCACGACATATCTGTTGCCATAGGGCTGGATCCCGACTCCGAGGATCTCTCCGGCCTGCGCTACGGCAAGGTGTGCATACTCGCGGATGCGGACTCGGACGGTCTGCACATCGCCACCCTGCTGTGCGCCCTCTTTGTTAAGCATTTCCGCACCCTGGTCAACAAGGGCCACGTCTATGTGGCCATGCCGCCGCTCTACCGGATCGACATCGGCAAGGAGGTCTTCTATGCCCTGGACGAGGACGAGAAGAACGGCGTGCTGCAACGGGTCGAGGCCGAGAAGAAGAAGGGCAAGGTGATGGTGACCCGATTCAAGGGGCTGGGTGAGATGAACCCGAAACAGCTGCGGGAAACCACCATGGATCCCAACACCCGCCGCCTGGTGCAGCTCACCATGGGCGAGCTGGAGGAGGGGGACGAGACCCTGCAGCTGATGGACATGCTGCTGGCCAAGAAGCGTGCCCCGGATCGCCGCGAATGGCTGGAAGAGAAGGGTAACCTTGCCATCATCTAA
- a CDS encoding YqiA/YcfP family alpha/beta fold hydrolase, whose product MTPVLLYLHGFNSSPGSAKAQQMAAWVAEHRPDIEVLIPAQPNTPAAAWEAIEDVIAEARARHDGRLRLGAVGSSLGGFMATRVSELHGCRAALINPAVRPHELLCDYLGPQRNPYTDERYELLPTHMDELRALAVPVSAPERLWILQQQEDEVLDYRKALREYEFARLSLECGGNHAFVGFERYPAQIIRFLGL is encoded by the coding sequence ATGACGCCCGTTCTGCTGTATCTGCACGGTTTCAACTCATCGCCCGGTTCGGCCAAGGCGCAGCAGATGGCTGCCTGGGTGGCCGAGCACAGGCCTGACATCGAAGTGCTCATCCCGGCCCAGCCCAATACCCCGGCGGCGGCCTGGGAAGCCATCGAGGACGTCATTGCCGAGGCCAGGGCTCGCCATGATGGCCGCCTCAGGCTAGGCGCCGTGGGCAGTTCCCTCGGCGGCTTTATGGCGACCCGGGTGAGCGAGCTGCATGGCTGCCGCGCCGCGCTGATCAACCCGGCGGTGCGCCCTCACGAGCTGCTCTGCGACTACCTGGGCCCCCAGCGCAATCCCTATACCGACGAGCGCTACGAGCTGCTGCCAACCCACATGGACGAGCTGAGGGCGCTGGCGGTGCCGGTGAGCGCCCCCGAGCGGCTCTGGATCCTGCAACAGCAGGAGGACGAGGTGCTCGACTATCGCAAGGCATTGAGGGAATACGAGTTTGCCCGCCTCTCCCTGGAGTGCGGCGGCAACCACGCCTTCGTCGGCTTCGAGCGCTATCCCGCCCAGATCATTCGCTTCCTCGGGCTCTAG
- the nudF gene encoding ADP-ribose diphosphatase, protein MSQQALPQTSHYSGDDVKIIDKSSGYNGFFKVNVYRLQHRLFAGGWNEPIVRELFERGHAAALLPYDPVRDQIVLVEQFRIGAIETSPTPWLLELVAGIIDEGETAEAVVRREAVEEAGIEVGRCEHAISYLVSPGGSTERIEVYVGEVDASQAAGIHGLAEEGEDIRVHVVSREQAYAWLKEGRIDNAASVIALQWLALNHGELQARWLAGR, encoded by the coding sequence ATGTCACAGCAAGCCTTGCCTCAAACCAGTCACTATTCCGGTGATGATGTGAAAATCATCGATAAATCATCTGGATACAACGGCTTTTTCAAAGTGAACGTCTATCGCCTGCAACACAGGTTATTTGCCGGTGGCTGGAATGAGCCCATAGTCCGCGAGCTGTTCGAACGGGGCCATGCGGCCGCGCTGCTGCCTTATGATCCCGTGCGCGACCAGATAGTGCTGGTGGAGCAGTTCCGCATCGGCGCGATCGAGACCAGCCCCACTCCCTGGCTGCTGGAGCTGGTGGCCGGCATCATAGATGAAGGGGAGACAGCAGAAGCCGTGGTGCGCCGCGAGGCGGTGGAAGAGGCGGGCATCGAGGTGGGGCGCTGCGAGCATGCCATCAGCTACCTGGTGAGCCCGGGTGGCAGCACAGAGCGTATCGAGGTCTATGTGGGGGAGGTGGATGCCAGCCAGGCGGCGGGGATCCACGGTCTGGCGGAAGAGGGTGAAGACATCCGGGTCCATGTGGTGAGCCGCGAGCAGGCCTACGCCTGGCTCAAAGAGGGGCGCATCGACAATGCCGCCTCCGTCATCGCCCTGCAATGGCTGGCCCTCAATCATGGCGAGCTGCAGGCCCGCTGGCTGGCGGGGCGCTGA